Proteins encoded together in one Lysinibacillus sp. FSL K6-0232 window:
- the rluF gene encoding 23S rRNA pseudouridine(2604) synthase RluF, with translation MRINKYLSETGIISRRGADKWIAEGKVTINGELATVGSQVEAGDIVCVDGKEVKKEQQLVYIALNKPVGITSTTERHIKGNVVDFVNHPLRIFHIGRLDKESEGLLLLTNDGDIVNKILRAENHHEKEYIVQVDKSITEHFIKKMSAGVNILDTTTLPCHVEKISDKVFKIILEQGLNRQIRRMCSALGYSVKRLQRIRIMNIKLGNLKVGQWRDLTDKERAELFKLLNYTPK, from the coding sequence ATGCGTATTAATAAATATTTAAGTGAAACAGGCATTATATCTCGCCGTGGTGCGGATAAATGGATTGCTGAGGGGAAAGTAACGATTAATGGAGAGCTTGCTACAGTCGGCAGTCAAGTTGAGGCTGGTGATATTGTTTGTGTTGATGGAAAAGAGGTAAAGAAAGAACAACAGCTTGTTTATATTGCCCTTAATAAGCCTGTCGGCATTACCAGTACAACAGAGCGTCATATTAAAGGAAATGTCGTTGACTTTGTCAATCATCCATTACGTATTTTCCATATTGGAAGGCTTGATAAAGAATCTGAGGGATTATTATTATTAACCAATGATGGGGATATCGTTAATAAAATTTTACGTGCTGAAAACCATCATGAAAAAGAATACATTGTGCAAGTTGATAAATCGATAACAGAGCACTTTATTAAAAAAATGAGTGCAGGTGTCAATATTTTAGATACAACAACATTACCTTGTCATGTTGAAAAAATATCAGACAAAGTCTTTAAAATTATTCTGGAGCAAGGCTTAAATCGTCAAATACGCCGAATGTGTTCAGCACTAGGCTACTCTGTGAAGCGCCTACAGCGAATTCGTATTATGAATATTAAGCTTGGTAATTTAAAGGTTGGGCAATGGCGTGATTTAACAGATAAAGAACGAGCAGAATTATTTAAACTACTCAACTACACACCGAAATAA
- a CDS encoding DUF6904 family protein has translation MIAIRSTAQLTGVRISGDFWDLDELVNAIYKVTGDENKYYDYQGPRLRILSVCYKLRHAVLGEHHLEFVNNGLNKNVLTQHELIFPNKNAYFAAEILWPEIIFSAIALNDFIHLHQQLNNSSMWDYDIATIRKFQAAIADCLEQEINDEDYEVFLKMLHTKHPLTFRYATQYVDVLNLEYLQLSKEERKAHLAAFAVRLMIEDHEYAALKAQLMDAAITTKQPLHNIQIQLRYPEEILW, from the coding sequence ATGATTGCTATTCGCAGCACTGCACAACTAACAGGAGTACGAATTAGTGGCGATTTTTGGGACTTAGATGAACTAGTAAATGCTATTTATAAGGTAACTGGGGATGAAAATAAATACTATGATTATCAAGGTCCTCGGCTACGTATTTTAAGTGTTTGCTATAAGCTAAGACATGCTGTACTTGGTGAGCATCATTTAGAGTTTGTGAATAATGGACTGAATAAAAATGTTCTGACACAGCATGAGTTAATCTTCCCAAATAAAAATGCCTATTTTGCAGCAGAAATACTATGGCCTGAAATTATCTTTAGTGCAATTGCCTTAAATGATTTTATTCATCTGCATCAGCAGTTAAATAATTCATCTATGTGGGATTATGACATCGCTACTATTCGTAAATTTCAAGCAGCTATTGCGGATTGTCTAGAGCAAGAAATTAATGATGAAGACTATGAAGTATTTTTAAAAATGCTTCACACTAAACATCCATTAACTTTTCGTTATGCCACACAATATGTCGATGTGCTAAATCTAGAATATCTCCAATTAAGCAAGGAGGAGCGTAAAGCTCATTTAGCTGCATTTGCAGTGCGTTTAATGATCGAGGACCATGAATATGCAGCATTAAAGGCACAGCTAATGGACGCAGCTATTACCACAAAACAACCATTACACAATATACAAATTCAACTTAGATACCCAGAAGAAATATTATGGTAA
- a CDS encoding cupin domain-containing protein, translating to MKYSAQYFIEQLNLTEHPEGGYYKSSFRASDEIAIRAVQRPIYTSIYFLLRSQDISHLHRLQSDELWYYHAGSPLTVHMIFPDGTYEAKKLGLNIEAGEVPQIAVPKNTIFGSSVDEAQTFSLVGCMVAPGFDFEDFELFTQEELLAAYPQHQEVIYKMAYKTIK from the coding sequence TTGAAGTATTCAGCACAATATTTTATTGAACAATTAAACCTAACTGAACATCCTGAAGGTGGCTATTATAAATCCTCTTTTCGTGCCTCAGATGAGATAGCTATAAGAGCTGTGCAAAGACCTATCTATACAAGTATTTATTTCTTGCTACGCTCACAGGATATATCGCATTTACATCGGCTACAATCAGATGAGCTATGGTATTATCATGCAGGTAGTCCACTTACAGTCCATATGATTTTCCCTGATGGCACATATGAGGCAAAAAAGCTGGGCTTGAATATAGAGGCAGGGGAAGTACCACAAATAGCTGTGCCTAAAAATACAATTTTTGGCTCATCTGTCGACGAAGCACAGACATTTAGCTTAGTTGGATGCATGGTTGCCCCAGGCTTTGATTTTGAGGATTTTGAATTGTTTACACAGGAGGAGCTATTGGCAGCTTATCCGCAGCATCAGGAAGTCATTTATAAAATGGCTTATAAAACAATTAAATAG
- a CDS encoding ABC transporter ATP-binding protein, protein MLKVQNIDVYYGNIQALKGLSLEVNEGEIVTLIGANGAGKSTLLKTLSGLLKPKGGIIEYEGFSIAGKAAQTIVKSGISHVPEGRRVFANMTVEENLELGAYLRNDKAGIKKDMDHVFELFPRLLERRKQQSGTLSGGEQQMLAMGRALMAKPKLLLMDEPSMGLAPLMVKNIFNIIEQVNKEGTTVLLVEQNANMALSVANRAYVLETGKIVLSGTAQELQESEQVKAAYLGGL, encoded by the coding sequence ATGCTAAAAGTACAAAATATAGATGTTTATTATGGCAATATTCAAGCATTAAAGGGCCTCTCTTTAGAAGTAAACGAGGGTGAAATTGTTACGTTAATCGGTGCGAATGGTGCTGGTAAAAGTACATTGCTCAAGACATTGTCAGGCTTGTTGAAGCCAAAGGGTGGCATTATTGAATACGAAGGCTTCTCAATTGCAGGAAAGGCAGCTCAAACAATTGTGAAGTCAGGTATTTCTCATGTTCCAGAAGGTCGTCGTGTTTTTGCCAATATGACGGTAGAGGAAAACTTAGAGCTTGGCGCTTATTTGCGTAATGATAAAGCAGGAATAAAAAAGGATATGGATCATGTTTTTGAGCTATTTCCTCGCCTATTAGAACGTCGCAAGCAGCAATCAGGTACATTATCAGGCGGTGAGCAACAAATGCTTGCAATGGGGCGTGCATTAATGGCAAAGCCGAAGCTATTATTAATGGATGAGCCTTCAATGGGTCTTGCACCGCTAATGGTTAAAAATATTTTCAATATTATTGAACAGGTCAATAAAGAGGGTACAACTGTCTTGCTTGTTGAGCAAAATGCTAATATGGCGTTATCTGTTGCTAACCGAGCGTATGTACTGGAAACAGGGAAAATTGTTTTATCAGGTACAGCGCAAGAGCTACAAGAGAGTGAACAAGTAAAAGCAGCTTATTTAGGTGGCTTGTAA
- a CDS encoding ABC transporter ATP-binding protein, translating into MTDNLLIKVENMGIQFGGLKAVQGVNMYLNKGELVGLIGPNGAGKTTSFNMLTGVYTPTEGTITFDGLKLNGLAPYQVTQKGISRTFQNIRLFKELSVLDNVKVANHSLAKHTMWSSIFRLPAHFKGEAEMENQSIEFLKIFGLDVYKDELAKNLPYGMQRRLEIARALAAKPKLLLLDEPAAGMNPQETHDLMELIAFIRKEFGLTILLIEHDMSLVMGICERIYVLDHGQLIADGTPEEIRNNPKVIEAYLGEEVIG; encoded by the coding sequence ATGACTGACAACCTTCTTATAAAAGTTGAAAATATGGGTATTCAATTTGGCGGCTTAAAGGCGGTACAGGGCGTTAATATGTACCTCAATAAAGGAGAACTCGTTGGGCTTATCGGTCCGAACGGTGCTGGAAAAACAACAAGCTTTAATATGTTAACGGGTGTTTATACACCAACAGAAGGTACAATTACATTTGATGGCTTGAAATTAAATGGGCTTGCACCTTATCAAGTAACGCAAAAAGGGATTAGCCGTACATTCCAAAATATTCGTCTATTTAAAGAGCTATCTGTATTAGATAATGTAAAGGTAGCCAATCACTCGCTTGCGAAGCATACGATGTGGTCTTCGATTTTCCGTTTGCCAGCACATTTTAAAGGTGAGGCAGAAATGGAAAACCAATCGATTGAATTTTTAAAAATCTTTGGCTTGGATGTCTATAAGGATGAGCTAGCAAAAAACTTACCATATGGGATGCAGCGTCGCTTAGAAATTGCTCGTGCACTTGCAGCGAAGCCAAAGCTGCTGCTATTGGATGAGCCAGCAGCGGGGATGAATCCGCAGGAAACACATGATTTAATGGAGTTAATTGCTTTTATTCGTAAAGAATTTGGCTTAACGATTTTACTAATTGAGCATGATATGAGCTTAGTTATGGGGATTTGTGAACGCATCTATGTACTCGATCACGGGCAATTAATCGCTGACGGGACACCAGAAGAAATTCGCAACAATCCAAAGGTAATTGAGGCATACCTTGGTGAGGAGGTTATCGGCTAA
- a CDS encoding branched-chain amino acid ABC transporter permease translates to MKKSKVFWGYAVIALVIYAVVQLLITTGVIDIYYKNMLITMCINIMLAVSLHIVIGVTGQFSIGHAGFLAVGAYISAIITTKLMLPFPLAILLGAVAAAIAGLIVGIPTLRLKGDYLAIATLGFAEIIRIIFLNTDYVGGAAGMQVKYLSNWTYAFVGVVLTILVISNFTNSRHGRACISIREDEVAADAMGINTTYYKVVAFVIGSFFAGLAGAIFAHNFYIIQPTTFGFLKSFDILIYVVLGGLGSLSGSVIAAIFLTVVSAYLANFPETRMIIYSLVLIIVMLYRPTGLMGTKEITDLFKFGKKGGTK, encoded by the coding sequence ATGAAAAAGTCTAAAGTTTTCTGGGGCTATGCCGTAATAGCGTTAGTCATCTATGCAGTTGTACAGCTATTAATTACAACAGGAGTAATTGATATCTATTATAAAAATATGCTGATTACAATGTGTATTAATATTATGCTGGCTGTCAGCTTGCATATTGTTATTGGCGTAACAGGGCAATTTTCGATTGGGCATGCTGGGTTCTTAGCGGTTGGGGCATATATATCCGCTATTATTACAACGAAGCTAATGCTGCCATTCCCACTAGCAATCCTATTAGGAGCAGTTGCAGCTGCAATTGCAGGGTTAATTGTAGGGATTCCGACATTACGTTTAAAAGGGGATTATTTAGCGATTGCGACACTAGGGTTTGCAGAGATTATTCGTATTATCTTTTTAAATACGGATTATGTCGGTGGTGCAGCAGGGATGCAGGTTAAGTATTTATCGAACTGGACATATGCATTCGTTGGTGTTGTATTAACAATTCTAGTGATCTCAAACTTTACAAATTCCCGTCACGGTCGTGCATGTATTTCTATTCGTGAGGATGAAGTTGCAGCGGATGCGATGGGTATTAATACAACTTACTATAAGGTTGTGGCATTTGTTATTGGCTCATTCTTTGCGGGGCTAGCTGGTGCAATATTTGCACATAACTTTTATATTATCCAACCAACGACATTCGGCTTCTTAAAGTCATTTGATATTTTAATTTATGTTGTACTTGGTGGTTTAGGAAGTCTTTCAGGATCAGTGATTGCAGCTATTTTCTTAACGGTTGTATCAGCATATCTAGCAAACTTCCCTGAAACACGTATGATTATTTATAGTTTAGTATTAATTATTGTGATGCTTTATCGTCCAACAGGATTAATGGGCACAAAGGAAATTACGGATTTATTTAAGTTTGGTAAAAAAGGAGGTACAAAATAA
- a CDS encoding branched-chain amino acid ABC transporter permease — translation MEWIQQLVNGISLGSIYALIALGYTMVYGIIKLINFAHGDVFMIGSFIGFYAIARWELGFFPALLLAMTICAIMGVLIERIAYKRLRNATRIAALITAIGVSLLIEYTTIFFRGAQPAAYPEVFKNKSLDIFGVQVSSTSILILSVAVVLMILLQFIVHKTKIGKAMRAVSHDADAARLMGINVDNTISATFAIGSALAGAAGVIFGIYYTKIDPLMGVIPGVKAFIAAVLGGIGIIPGAMVGGMLLGVVESLVSALGFSLWRDAAAFVILILILIFRPSGIFGKNAREKV, via the coding sequence ATGGAATGGATACAGCAGCTTGTGAATGGTATTTCACTAGGTAGTATCTACGCGTTAATCGCGTTAGGGTATACAATGGTATACGGAATTATTAAGCTGATTAACTTTGCTCATGGTGATGTTTTCATGATTGGTTCATTTATCGGCTTCTATGCAATTGCTAGATGGGAGCTTGGCTTCTTTCCTGCATTGTTATTGGCGATGACAATCTGTGCGATTATGGGTGTTTTAATTGAACGTATTGCCTATAAACGTTTACGGAATGCCACGCGTATTGCTGCATTAATTACAGCAATTGGTGTATCGTTGTTAATTGAATATACAACAATTTTCTTCAGAGGCGCGCAACCAGCAGCCTATCCTGAAGTATTTAAAAATAAATCATTGGATATTTTTGGTGTACAAGTTAGTAGTACATCCATTTTAATTTTATCAGTCGCAGTTGTATTGATGATTCTTTTACAATTCATCGTACATAAAACAAAAATTGGAAAAGCGATGCGTGCCGTTTCTCACGATGCGGATGCAGCGCGTTTAATGGGGATTAATGTAGATAATACAATCTCTGCAACATTTGCCATTGGTTCAGCATTAGCTGGTGCAGCAGGTGTTATCTTTGGTATTTATTATACAAAGATTGATCCATTAATGGGGGTTATTCCAGGGGTGAAGGCATTTATTGCAGCCGTTCTTGGTGGTATTGGTATTATTCCTGGTGCGATGGTTGGCGGTATGCTACTTGGTGTTGTGGAATCATTAGTAAGTGCGCTTGGCTTCTCATTATGGCGGGATGCAGCGGCATTTGTTATTTTAATTTTAATCCTAATCTTCAGACCATCGGGTATCTTTGGTAAAAACGCCCGTGAGAAAGTGTAG
- a CDS encoding ABC transporter substrate-binding protein produces the protein MKESKKLKKFGSLLVASSLLAGVLAGCGSGDDSGSGGGSSSSGGGGSSDGDTIKIGANLELSGNVASYGSSIGLGAELAVKEINDNGGIDGKKIELIKVDNKSENSEATAAAIKLITQDKVVAMLAPATSGNTVATVQIANDNKIPIVTGSGTAPNITVNEDGSVNEYAFRTCFIDPFQGIVAANFASNELGAKNVAIFADNASDYAKGLAKSFKETITANGGEVVAEEAYVAKDADFRTQLTSIKGANPDFIFIPGYYEEVGLIVKQAREMGIDVPLMGADGWDSPTLVELAGAEALNNTYITNHYSAEDPEPKIQDFVKAFKEANSDKAPDAFNALGYDSIYYIADAIKRAGSTDGEAIKDALADTKDLSLVTGTFSVDKDHNPIKTATVLEFKDGKQVFNSKVNP, from the coding sequence ATGAAAGAGAGCAAAAAGCTTAAGAAGTTCGGTTCACTTTTAGTAGCATCATCATTGCTTGCTGGAGTTCTGGCAGGTTGCGGTAGCGGCGACGATTCAGGTTCTGGCGGAGGCTCATCTTCATCAGGAGGTGGCGGTTCATCTGACGGCGACACAATTAAAATCGGTGCAAACTTAGAGCTTTCAGGAAATGTAGCTTCCTACGGTTCCTCTATCGGACTAGGTGCAGAATTAGCTGTAAAAGAAATTAATGATAATGGCGGTATTGATGGTAAGAAAATTGAACTAATTAAAGTAGATAATAAATCTGAAAACTCGGAGGCAACTGCAGCGGCTATTAAGTTAATTACACAAGATAAGGTAGTAGCTATGCTAGCACCTGCCACTTCAGGTAATACAGTAGCAACTGTTCAAATTGCCAATGACAATAAGATTCCAATTGTTACTGGCTCTGGTACAGCGCCAAATATTACAGTAAATGAGGATGGCAGTGTTAACGAATATGCATTCCGTACATGCTTTATCGATCCTTTCCAAGGGATTGTAGCTGCTAACTTTGCTTCAAATGAGCTAGGGGCGAAAAATGTAGCTATTTTTGCTGATAATGCATCTGATTATGCAAAAGGCTTAGCAAAATCATTTAAAGAAACAATTACGGCAAATGGTGGGGAAGTTGTCGCTGAAGAAGCATATGTAGCGAAGGATGCAGACTTCCGTACACAGTTAACAAGTATTAAAGGAGCAAATCCAGACTTTATTTTTATCCCTGGTTATTATGAAGAGGTTGGTTTAATTGTTAAGCAAGCACGCGAAATGGGCATTGATGTACCTTTAATGGGTGCTGATGGTTGGGATTCACCAACTTTGGTAGAATTAGCTGGTGCAGAGGCATTGAATAACACATATATTACAAACCACTACTCTGCTGAAGACCCAGAGCCAAAAATTCAAGATTTCGTAAAGGCATTTAAAGAAGCAAATAGCGACAAAGCACCAGATGCATTTAATGCACTTGGTTATGACTCTATTTACTACATTGCAGATGCAATTAAGCGTGCAGGCTCTACAGATGGAGAAGCAATTAAAGATGCATTAGCTGACACAAAAGATCTTTCTTTAGTAACAGGTACTTTCTCAGTTGACAAAGATCATAACCCAATTAAAACAGCAACAGTTCTTGAATTTAAAGACGGTAAACAAGTGTTCAACTCTAAAGTTAATCCTTAA
- a CDS encoding class I SAM-dependent methyltransferase yields MNEHQFDKYLRINTVGEQYGFPKLSHYHRYEPTPYIGLEQLFAVYEMPAHSVFIDMGCGKGRVPIYVHHKFHIPTIGIEMDAGFYAEAEENKQSYLQKKHAHAPISFIHTMAEAYEVKARDNVFFFFNPFSVHIFRTVINNIWKSYERRMRDIHIILYYPPYDYLQFLHHGTPFELLHEVHLENETNINERLCVFVLKKA; encoded by the coding sequence ATGAATGAACATCAGTTTGATAAATATTTACGGATTAATACTGTAGGAGAACAATATGGATTCCCTAAGCTGTCACATTATCATCGCTATGAGCCAACACCATATATTGGGTTAGAACAATTATTTGCCGTATATGAGATGCCAGCCCACTCCGTTTTTATTGATATGGGATGTGGAAAAGGACGCGTGCCTATTTACGTACATCATAAATTTCATATCCCAACAATTGGCATAGAAATGGATGCTGGCTTTTATGCAGAGGCTGAGGAAAATAAGCAAAGCTATCTTCAAAAGAAACATGCTCATGCACCTATCTCGTTTATTCATACAATGGCTGAAGCTTATGAAGTAAAAGCTCGTGATAATGTCTTTTTCTTTTTTAATCCTTTTTCAGTTCATATTTTCCGTACAGTTATTAACAATATTTGGAAATCCTATGAGCGACGAATGCGAGATATTCATATTATTTTATATTACCCACCCTATGATTATTTACAATTTTTACATCATGGCACACCTTTTGAATTACTTCATGAGGTTCATTTAGAAAATGAAACAAATATTAATGAGCGCCTTTGTGTGTTTGTTTTAAAAAAAGCTTAG
- a CDS encoding CotH kinase family protein, with protein MIKTRIVYLWMTILLLLFAVIYGVLPHIGIATKNTEFSYENIVFNKNKVTAVDIEIAEEEWADMLENAADEELKQATITVNGKKVENVAIRTKGNSSLNSVVNSDSDRYSLKIDFDYYDGAQSLYGLKKLNLNNNYSDTTLMREYISYELMEQMGLPTPAHSYMYVTVNGEERGLFLGVEAVDETFLANNYGTNDGFLFKPDGTGSDLKYISDDITDYTGIGLKTNEGNIDESKLIEMLDTINNGGDIEKYIDVDEMLRYFAVNTALVNLDSYQGMTKHNYYLYEQNGVFSIIPWDYNLAFGGFGVGGFGGGRMGGENDQNPANAATNRQRPFAQNNEQPDQADGRDKQRGGGFDMGMGMSGNLLDESAINFSITTPVSGTTLEERPLLNALLANEEYHAKYESYLEEIATTYLTEEYIQSITKNLAVLLTTYVEADPTKFSTTEQFLEAVEGENSLPEFAKQRSDSILKQLSGELVVEAATTTNMPAPNENGAMPENFDPSQLPEDFDPAQVPPFNREGQNGEPMQRPDGNGFPMGMPGANGEASNQATVIDKNTVLTVTVSLVLLLLAILFVVKFKRRGR; from the coding sequence ATGATAAAAACACGAATTGTCTATCTGTGGATGACAATACTGCTTCTTCTCTTTGCTGTGATATATGGTGTCCTTCCACATATAGGCATTGCAACGAAAAATACCGAGTTCTCTTATGAGAATATAGTATTTAATAAAAACAAAGTAACAGCGGTTGATATTGAAATAGCAGAGGAAGAATGGGCTGATATGCTTGAAAATGCAGCAGATGAGGAGCTAAAGCAGGCAACGATTACAGTGAATGGCAAGAAGGTAGAAAATGTTGCTATTCGCACAAAGGGCAATTCATCTTTGAATTCAGTTGTGAATAGTGACTCTGATCGCTATAGTTTAAAGATTGATTTTGATTATTATGATGGGGCACAGAGCTTATATGGCTTGAAAAAATTAAACTTAAATAATAATTATAGTGATACGACATTGATGCGAGAATATATTTCCTATGAGTTAATGGAGCAAATGGGCTTACCAACGCCAGCTCATTCTTATATGTATGTTACGGTCAATGGTGAGGAACGCGGCTTATTTTTAGGCGTAGAGGCAGTGGATGAAACATTTTTAGCTAATAACTATGGCACGAACGATGGTTTTTTATTCAAGCCAGATGGAACAGGCAGCGATTTAAAATATATTAGTGATGATATTACGGATTATACAGGTATTGGCTTAAAAACAAATGAAGGCAATATTGATGAATCGAAGCTTATTGAAATGCTGGATACTATTAATAATGGCGGAGATATTGAGAAATACATTGATGTGGATGAAATGCTACGTTACTTTGCTGTCAATACGGCACTTGTAAATTTAGATAGTTACCAAGGAATGACGAAGCATAATTACTACCTGTATGAACAAAATGGCGTGTTTTCTATTATTCCATGGGATTATAATCTAGCATTTGGTGGCTTTGGTGTTGGTGGTTTTGGGGGTGGTAGAATGGGTGGAGAAAATGATCAAAATCCAGCCAATGCTGCTACTAATAGGCAAAGACCATTTGCTCAAAATAATGAACAACCTGATCAGGCAGATGGTAGAGATAAACAAAGAGGTGGCGGCTTTGACATGGGAATGGGCATGTCGGGCAACCTATTAGATGAGAGTGCTATTAATTTTAGTATAACAACTCCTGTTTCTGGCACAACTTTAGAGGAACGGCCATTGCTTAATGCTTTACTTGCGAATGAGGAGTATCATGCGAAATATGAAAGCTATTTAGAGGAGATAGCAACCACTTATTTAACAGAGGAGTATATACAATCCATCACTAAAAATTTAGCGGTGCTATTAACAACCTATGTTGAGGCAGACCCTACTAAGTTCTCAACAACAGAGCAGTTTTTAGAGGCTGTGGAAGGGGAAAATAGCCTACCTGAGTTTGCCAAACAACGCTCGGATTCTATTTTAAAGCAGCTATCAGGAGAGCTTGTGGTGGAGGCAGCTACAACGACAAATATGCCAGCACCTAATGAAAATGGTGCTATGCCAGAAAACTTTGATCCAAGTCAGCTCCCAGAGGATTTTGATCCAGCACAAGTTCCACCATTTAACAGGGAAGGACAGAATGGCGAACCTATGCAACGTCCTGATGGAAATGGATTTCCAATGGGGATGCCAGGTGCAAATGGTGAAGCATCGAATCAAGCAACTGTTATTGATAAAAATACAGTACTTACAGTAACGGTATCCTTAGTATTACTCCTCCTAGCAATCTTATTTGTTGTTAAATTTAAACGTAGAGGCCGCTAA
- a CDS encoding DUF4956 domain-containing protein, giving the protein MDTINFSDIFKSNFLEKTTSFSLIDAIIGLVVAFFIGLFIYVVYKKTFNGVIYSHSFNISLLIMTMATALVIMGISSNVLLSLGMVGALSIVRFRTPIKDPMDLVYIFWAIVSGILCGAGFIPLVIIGAVLIGLVLLVFVNKITVENPYLLIVKLEEELANAEVERIIATQTKKFALKSKSIMQADEIETTYEIRIKQNDAKLMEHLTKVPGVKSAIMLSYDGNFTA; this is encoded by the coding sequence ATGGATACAATAAATTTTAGTGATATTTTTAAATCTAATTTTTTAGAAAAGACAACATCATTTTCATTGATTGATGCAATAATTGGCTTAGTAGTAGCATTTTTTATTGGGCTTTTTATTTATGTGGTTTATAAGAAAACCTTTAATGGTGTGATTTACTCACATTCCTTTAATATTTCATTGCTTATTATGACAATGGCAACAGCGCTTGTTATTATGGGTATTAGCTCCAATGTGCTGTTATCGCTTGGGATGGTTGGAGCCTTATCGATTGTGCGCTTCCGTACACCGATTAAGGACCCAATGGATTTAGTGTATATTTTCTGGGCAATTGTTTCTGGAATTTTATGTGGTGCAGGCTTTATTCCTTTAGTGATTATTGGCGCTGTCTTAATTGGGCTTGTATTGCTTGTATTTGTTAATAAAATTACTGTAGAAAATCCTTATTTATTAATTGTAAAGCTTGAGGAAGAGCTTGCGAATGCAGAGGTAGAACGTATTATTGCTACACAAACAAAAAAATTCGCCCTGAAATCAAAATCCATTATGCAGGCGGATGAAATTGAAACGACTTATGAAATTCGAATCAAGCAAAATGATGCCAAACTAATGGAGCATCTAACAAAAGTGCCTGGGGTTAAATCTGCCATTATGCTTAGCTATGATGGGAATTTCACAGCATAA
- a CDS encoding polyphosphate polymerase domain-containing protein: MPIVTSFNPNGRKEIKQAISYPDYALLKAKLQYVMQLDKHAGKAGKYLIRSTYFDNFANKVLNEKKEGYINRDKYRVRIYGKSSAIINLERKSKRNNLTFKTKCAISQAEYEKMRIGDIVWMEKDKRELIQDLYQEMYYNQLRPTTVVDYEREAYIYPFGNVRVTFDSKVQSSLRNTDMFNPGLPMVDVLESNLVILEVKYDEYLPDIIKYLLQSVDTRAEAYSKYQLSRMYD; encoded by the coding sequence ATGCCTATTGTTACTTCGTTTAACCCAAATGGTCGTAAGGAAATTAAGCAAGCAATCTCCTATCCAGATTATGCGTTATTAAAGGCTAAGCTTCAATATGTAATGCAGCTCGATAAGCATGCAGGCAAGGCTGGCAAATATTTAATTCGTAGTACATACTTCGATAATTTTGCCAATAAGGTGCTCAATGAGAAAAAAGAGGGCTATATCAATCGCGATAAATATCGAGTACGCATCTATGGTAAATCTAGTGCCATTATTAATCTGGAGCGAAAGAGTAAGCGCAATAATTTAACCTTTAAAACAAAATGTGCCATCTCACAAGCAGAGTATGAAAAGATGCGTATTGGAGATATAGTATGGATGGAGAAGGATAAACGTGAGCTTATTCAAGATTTATATCAAGAGATGTATTATAACCAGCTTCGACCAACAACAGTAGTGGATTATGAACGAGAAGCCTACATCTATCCATTTGGTAATGTGCGCGTAACTTTTGATAGTAAGGTGCAATCAAGTTTACGCAATACAGATATGTTTAATCCAGGCTTGCCGATGGTGGATGTGTTAGAGTCGAATCTTGTTATTTTAGAGGTAAAATATGATGAATATTTACCAGATATTATCAAGTATTTACTGCAATCTGTAGATACGCGTGCAGAGGCTTATTCAAAATATCAGCTTAGTCGTATGTACGACTAA